In Granulicella cerasi, the following proteins share a genomic window:
- a CDS encoding metallophosphoesterase family protein: MDSFARSLSRRRFLAGAGAAASVAALSPSLAVAATAKKHEDFNFVFLTDTHIEPELNASQGCSMAFRQMSKEHADFALQGGDHVFDSLGVPTTRSLALFDLYEKTQQDLGLKTYHTIGNHDVIGVYAKSGVALNDPLFGKKYYADHISPLYYSFDHKGVHFVVLDSIGITADRHYEGRIDDAQIAWLAKDLAAQGSEKPVIVSTHIPLVTAMECYVEPDKKPSVHSGPIVNSKDVIQLFEGHNVIGVLQGHTHINEQVTWHGVPYVTSGAVSGNWWHGTHMGAPEGYTMVSVRNGNMETRYETYGFKSVDPKNT, encoded by the coding sequence ATGGACTCCTTTGCTCGCTCTCTTTCGCGCCGCCGTTTTCTGGCGGGTGCTGGCGCTGCCGCATCCGTTGCCGCACTCTCGCCTTCGCTCGCCGTCGCCGCCACGGCGAAGAAGCATGAAGATTTCAACTTCGTGTTTCTGACGGACACGCACATTGAGCCGGAGTTGAATGCTTCGCAGGGCTGCTCCATGGCGTTCAGGCAGATGAGCAAGGAGCATGCGGACTTCGCGTTGCAGGGTGGCGACCATGTGTTCGATTCGCTGGGCGTACCGACGACGCGCTCGCTGGCTTTGTTTGATCTGTATGAGAAGACGCAGCAGGACCTGGGGCTGAAGACGTATCACACGATCGGCAACCACGATGTGATCGGCGTATACGCGAAGAGCGGCGTGGCGCTAAACGATCCGTTGTTCGGCAAGAAGTACTATGCCGACCACATCAGCCCGCTGTACTACAGCTTCGATCACAAGGGCGTGCACTTTGTCGTGCTGGACTCGATCGGCATCACGGCGGACCGCCATTACGAAGGACGCATCGATGATGCGCAGATTGCGTGGCTGGCGAAGGACCTCGCCGCGCAGGGCAGCGAGAAGCCGGTGATCGTGAGCACGCATATCCCGCTGGTGACGGCGATGGAATGCTACGTCGAGCCCGACAAGAAGCCGTCGGTGCACTCGGGGCCGATTGTGAACTCGAAGGACGTGATTCAACTCTTCGAGGGCCACAACGTGATCGGTGTGCTGCAAGGCCATACGCACATCAACGAGCAGGTGACCTGGCATGGCGTGCCGTACGTGACCTCAGGCGCTGTGAGCGGCAACTGGTGGCACGGAACGCACATGGGAGCGCCGGAAGGTTACACCATGGTCAGCGTGCGCAACGGCAATATGGAGACGCGTTACGAGACGTACGGCTTCAAGTCCGTGGACCCGAAGAATACGTAA
- a CDS encoding helix-turn-helix domain-containing protein — protein sequence MHTALPVESAAPVDNASPAPINIGTTIRGFRLQKGMSQGDIEKRTGLLRCYLSRVENGHTVPSLETLQKIAGALDLPLSHFFAEAPIKDVPGTSLSADDIRFLTQVQRYSANLTESDRRLLLAMVRKFAATASTVF from the coding sequence ATGCACACAGCGCTGCCGGTTGAGTCCGCAGCCCCCGTTGACAACGCCTCCCCGGCACCGATCAATATCGGTACGACGATCCGTGGTTTTCGTCTGCAAAAGGGCATGTCGCAGGGCGACATCGAGAAGCGCACCGGGTTGTTGCGCTGCTACCTTTCGCGCGTAGAAAACGGCCACACCGTGCCTTCACTCGAGACGCTGCAGAAGATCGCCGGCGCGCTCGACCTGCCACTCAGCCACTTCTTTGCCGAGGCTCCCATCAAGGATGTCCCCGGTACGTCGCTCTCCGCCGACGACATCCGCTTCCTCACCCAGGTGCAGCGCTACTCCGCCAACCTGACGGAGAGCGATCGCCGCCTACTGCTCGCCATGGTGCGCAAGTTCGCGGCTACGGCCTCCACCGTTTTCTAG
- the nadB gene encoding L-aspartate oxidase: protein MSQRLHVAVVGSGIAGLIAALRLSKQHDVTLVTKNELAESNTRWAQGGIAAVMFEDDNVENHIIDTLNAGAGLCDPAAVRVLCEEGPERIQDLIRFGVQFDKRNGELAKGLEAAHSYPRVLHAGGDSTGLSIEMALVHAVCSNKAITVLEHTFVADILTRNDQCIGLHLIDRPQNGKQERSRMFTSDAVILASGGAGQLYLHTTNPSVATGDGTAAAFRAGAEVADVEFYQFHPTALAHADTFLISEAVRGEGAVLLDAHGRRFMQAVHPGAELAPRDIVARGIAMQMAAQNGAPVMLDATRLGGSSQPEVEEFLRTRFPSIDAAVRRRGMDWSREPIPVTPAAHYWMGGVRTDLYGRTSVPRLFAVGETACTGVHGANRLASNSLLESLVYAWRCAGLFLGEHIAPSASLDAPAEFDANEVRALAPPYAAERTIDRRGIQSLMWNAAGIERNAEDLTTALAELKSTRVEVRSIADRETANLHLLARLVTTAALARTESRGGHFRNDFPNPNPAWARSLVYADRSTPVRIPANPLFATR from the coding sequence ATGAGCCAACGCCTTCACGTAGCGGTGGTAGGAAGCGGCATCGCGGGCCTCATCGCCGCACTGCGCTTGTCCAAGCAGCACGATGTCACGCTCGTCACCAAGAACGAGCTCGCCGAGTCCAACACACGCTGGGCGCAGGGCGGCATCGCTGCCGTCATGTTCGAAGACGACAACGTCGAGAACCACATCATCGACACGCTCAACGCAGGCGCAGGCCTCTGCGATCCAGCTGCCGTTCGCGTCCTCTGCGAAGAAGGCCCGGAGCGAATTCAGGACCTCATCCGCTTCGGTGTGCAGTTCGACAAGCGCAACGGCGAACTCGCTAAGGGCCTCGAAGCCGCGCACTCTTACCCGCGCGTGCTACACGCAGGCGGCGACTCCACCGGCCTCTCCATCGAGATGGCGCTCGTCCACGCGGTGTGCTCGAACAAGGCGATCACCGTGCTCGAGCACACCTTCGTCGCCGACATCCTCACACGTAACGACCAGTGCATCGGCCTGCACCTCATCGACCGCCCCCAAAACGGGAAACAAGAGCGCTCACGCATGTTCACCTCGGACGCGGTGATTCTCGCCTCTGGCGGCGCCGGACAGCTCTACCTCCACACCACGAACCCCTCGGTCGCCACGGGCGACGGCACCGCAGCGGCCTTCCGCGCTGGAGCCGAGGTCGCCGACGTCGAGTTCTACCAGTTCCACCCGACCGCGCTCGCGCACGCCGACACCTTCCTCATCTCCGAAGCCGTGCGCGGCGAAGGTGCCGTGCTGCTCGACGCACATGGTCGCCGCTTCATGCAGGCCGTCCACCCGGGCGCCGAGCTCGCCCCGCGCGACATCGTCGCTCGCGGCATCGCTATGCAGATGGCCGCGCAGAACGGCGCACCCGTGATGCTCGACGCCACGCGCCTCGGCGGTTCGTCGCAGCCCGAAGTCGAGGAGTTCCTCCGCACGCGCTTCCCCTCCATCGACGCCGCCGTGCGCCGTCGCGGCATGGACTGGTCGCGCGAGCCGATCCCCGTCACCCCCGCCGCGCACTACTGGATGGGTGGCGTACGCACCGATCTGTACGGCCGAACCTCTGTGCCACGGCTCTTCGCCGTAGGTGAAACCGCCTGCACCGGCGTTCACGGAGCCAATCGCCTCGCCTCGAACTCGCTGCTCGAAAGCCTCGTCTACGCCTGGCGTTGCGCCGGCCTCTTCCTCGGCGAACACATCGCGCCTAGCGCCTCTCTCGACGCCCCCGCCGAGTTCGACGCCAACGAAGTCCGTGCGCTGGCTCCGCCCTACGCCGCAGAGCGTACGATCGACCGCCGTGGCATCCAGTCGCTCATGTGGAACGCCGCAGGTATCGAGCGCAACGCCGAAGACCTCACCACCGCGCTTGCGGAGCTGAAGTCCACACGCGTTGAAGTCCGCAGCATCGCCGACCGCGAGACCGCGAACCTGCACCTGCTCGCGCGCCTCGTCACCACGGCCGCGCTCGCCCGCACCGAAAGCCGCGGGGGCCACTTCCGCAACGACTTCCCGAACCCCAACCCTGCATGGGCGCGCTCGCTGGTTTACGCCGACCGCTCCACACCAGTCCGCATCCCCGCAAACCCTCTCTTCGCCACGCGCTAG
- a CDS encoding MaoC family dehydratase has product MDTLKELYFEDLYPGMTFTSPRTYKVTAEEIKQFAEQYDPQPFHLDEAAGESSFFKGLAASGWLTAAIVMRLRVESIKIAGGIIGAGVEEMRWLLPVRPDDVLRTESELLSTRHSQSRPTFGIVRSRTTVYNQREEVVMRSIVNFLAPLRGAK; this is encoded by the coding sequence ATGGACACCCTGAAAGAGCTGTACTTTGAAGACCTGTACCCCGGCATGACGTTCACCTCGCCACGCACGTATAAGGTGACGGCTGAAGAGATCAAGCAATTCGCTGAGCAGTACGATCCGCAACCGTTCCACCTGGACGAAGCTGCGGGCGAGAGCTCCTTCTTCAAGGGCCTGGCGGCCTCGGGATGGCTTACCGCAGCGATCGTCATGCGCTTGCGCGTGGAGTCGATCAAGATTGCTGGCGGCATCATCGGCGCCGGCGTGGAAGAGATGCGCTGGCTGCTGCCGGTGCGCCCCGATGATGTGTTGCGCACGGAGAGCGAGTTGCTGTCGACGCGCCACTCTCAGTCGCGACCGACGTTTGGCATTGTGCGTTCGCGGACGACGGTTTACAACCAGCGCGAAGAGGTAGTCATGCGCTCGATTGTGAACTTCCTCGCGCCGCTGCGTGGAGCGAAGTAA
- a CDS encoding GH39 family glycosyl hydrolase translates to MPLGKRLLSTALLCATLPLAAQQTPTEHIAVDANAATTPFPHFWEHVFGSGRAHLALREPYRKDLEAVHEVTGFEYARFHGIFHDENGVYTEDIDGKPHYNWSTVDEIYDGLLKRHVRPLVELSFMPKALAYNPDALHAFWYKQNVSGPKSMARWNDFMRAFAQHMIERHGIDEVSQWYFEVWNEPNLDFWIGVPQQKTYFEFYANTAKTLKSVSPRLRVGGPATSSAHWIPEFIAYMNANHAPVDFVSTHGYADDSTEDYFDKTMDMPKDERVCKAIAKVHDQIKASAMPNVPLFWTEWSVQGQNNSRDTIFTGPGLANTIRQCDGFVDEMSWWTFSDVFEEGGPILHPMSGQFGIRGKWGINKPAFYDYALLHKLGEKRIASTSDDAIITRRADGSLVIAAWNIVDPDAANEKNEVDSEGRTKADAGIHGPEKTIELDLKGVAPNASLTIERVDATHGNVLPKFWAIGAPDYPTEAQVTKLNAETALPAPERAKLSNGKLTLKLTPNALVLVTIAPR, encoded by the coding sequence ATGCCTTTAGGCAAACGATTGCTCTCAACTGCGCTACTTTGCGCCACGCTTCCACTTGCTGCTCAACAAACGCCGACAGAACACATCGCCGTCGATGCCAACGCCGCGACGACGCCCTTCCCGCACTTCTGGGAACACGTCTTCGGCTCCGGCCGCGCGCACCTCGCGCTGCGCGAGCCCTATCGCAAAGACCTGGAAGCCGTGCACGAAGTCACGGGCTTCGAATACGCCCGCTTCCACGGAATCTTCCACGACGAGAACGGCGTTTACACCGAAGACATCGACGGCAAGCCGCACTACAACTGGTCCACCGTGGACGAGATCTACGACGGCCTGCTGAAGCGCCACGTGCGCCCGCTCGTCGAGCTCAGCTTCATGCCGAAAGCACTCGCCTACAACCCCGACGCCCTCCACGCCTTCTGGTACAAGCAGAACGTCTCCGGCCCCAAGAGCATGGCGCGCTGGAACGACTTCATGCGCGCGTTCGCACAGCACATGATCGAGCGCCACGGCATCGACGAAGTCTCGCAGTGGTACTTCGAAGTGTGGAATGAACCGAATCTGGACTTCTGGATCGGCGTTCCGCAGCAGAAGACCTACTTCGAGTTCTACGCCAACACGGCGAAGACGCTGAAGTCCGTCAGCCCGCGCCTCCGCGTCGGCGGGCCGGCCACCTCCTCCGCGCATTGGATCCCCGAGTTCATCGCCTACATGAACGCGAACCATGCGCCGGTAGACTTCGTCTCCACCCACGGCTACGCGGACGACTCCACCGAAGACTACTTCGACAAGACGATGGACATGCCGAAGGACGAGCGCGTCTGCAAGGCCATCGCCAAGGTGCACGACCAGATCAAGGCCTCCGCCATGCCTAACGTTCCCCTCTTCTGGACCGAGTGGAGCGTGCAGGGCCAGAACAACTCGCGCGACACCATCTTCACCGGCCCCGGACTGGCCAACACCATCCGCCAGTGCGATGGCTTCGTGGACGAGATGAGCTGGTGGACCTTCTCCGATGTTTTCGAAGAAGGCGGCCCCATCCTCCACCCCATGAGCGGACAGTTCGGCATTCGCGGCAAGTGGGGCATCAACAAGCCGGCGTTCTACGACTACGCGCTGCTGCATAAGCTCGGCGAGAAGCGCATCGCCTCCACCTCGGACGACGCGATCATCACGCGCCGCGCCGACGGTTCGCTCGTCATCGCCGCATGGAACATCGTCGATCCCGACGCCGCCAACGAGAAGAACGAAGTGGACAGCGAAGGCCGCACGAAGGCCGACGCCGGCATCCACGGCCCCGAGAAGACCATCGAGCTCGACCTGAAGGGTGTCGCTCCCAATGCAAGCCTGACAATCGAGCGCGTGGACGCCACGCACGGTAACGTGCTGCCGAAGTTCTGGGCCATCGGCGCGCCGGACTATCCCACCGAAGCGCAGGTCACCAAGCTGAACGCCGAGACCGCACTTCCCGCCCCCGAGCGCGCCAAGCTCTCCAACGGCAAACTCACCCTCAAGCTCACACCGAACGCGTTAGTGCTCGTCACGATCGCGCCACGGTAA
- a CDS encoding aspartyl protease family protein: MKTFSLAALSVASLLSLSLNPSSLHAQAPVRRSCAVITAEPTEGETMISSHRYKDAELLYQAAIAKDASNIEDHLGLVRAYIGEDMVPEARAASDAMLKKFPDNSLSLVAQSEMYYRAGNADEAQRIANKAVMQNPCDARAHAALANVAELRAFYATAAHQLDLAARLSPHDELIHRDWMFYQPRKKRLEELEKYLTGPNSLAEDEKASFNNIAEHLKARHVNECHITSTSETAKAAMAPMFGDSRHPIAYGLDVSLNGKRRRMQIDTGASGILLTKEAAHSLGLKPEIQRTVEGVGDEGSADSYLTHVKTIRIGDVQFEDCMVEVYDDKKSHMSIDGLIGMDVFQNWLVTLDYPNATLRLAPLPKRPNEANQDTKLETANPEASEDTYHPQDAYVNAPELKGFIPVARIGHDILLPSTWVDKKNKLSDRDHYLIMDTGASATNISPAMAKEIGKLHGSDVEFTGLSGKVKKVWESDYSAMRVANLILPGAEYFVLDNKSLSHNIGFETDGLFGLPTLQRLTITIDYRDNMVKLNYDPNHDIVRF, from the coding sequence ATGAAGACCTTTTCCCTCGCTGCGCTGTCGGTCGCGTCATTGTTGTCGCTTTCCCTGAATCCCTCCAGCCTCCATGCTCAGGCTCCCGTCCGAAGGTCGTGTGCAGTCATCACTGCAGAGCCGACCGAGGGCGAAACGATGATCTCCTCGCATCGCTACAAAGATGCGGAGTTGCTTTATCAGGCAGCCATCGCTAAGGATGCCTCCAACATCGAAGATCATCTCGGCCTGGTGCGCGCCTACATCGGCGAAGACATGGTGCCCGAAGCACGCGCCGCGTCCGACGCGATGCTGAAGAAGTTTCCGGACAACTCTCTATCCCTCGTAGCGCAATCGGAGATGTACTACCGGGCCGGAAACGCCGATGAGGCGCAGCGCATCGCCAATAAGGCCGTCATGCAAAACCCCTGCGACGCCAGGGCTCATGCGGCCTTGGCAAATGTCGCTGAGCTGCGAGCGTTCTACGCTACCGCCGCTCACCAACTCGACCTGGCCGCCCGGCTCAGCCCACACGATGAGTTGATCCACCGCGATTGGATGTTCTATCAACCTCGGAAGAAGCGCCTCGAGGAACTGGAGAAGTACCTCACGGGCCCGAACTCACTGGCCGAGGACGAGAAGGCGAGCTTTAACAACATCGCGGAGCACCTCAAGGCGAGGCACGTCAACGAGTGCCACATCACCTCGACTTCAGAGACCGCGAAGGCGGCCATGGCACCGATGTTCGGTGACTCGAGACATCCCATCGCCTATGGCCTCGACGTTTCGCTCAACGGCAAACGTCGCCGCATGCAGATCGACACCGGAGCGTCGGGTATTCTCCTGACGAAAGAGGCCGCTCACTCCCTCGGCCTCAAGCCTGAGATTCAGCGCACGGTGGAAGGCGTTGGCGACGAGGGCTCCGCGGACTCCTACCTCACCCACGTCAAGACGATCCGCATCGGCGATGTGCAGTTCGAAGACTGCATGGTCGAAGTCTATGACGACAAGAAGAGCCACATGTCCATCGATGGCCTGATCGGCATGGACGTTTTCCAGAACTGGCTCGTCACTCTCGACTACCCGAACGCGACGCTGCGGCTTGCTCCCCTGCCGAAGCGCCCCAACGAAGCCAATCAGGATACGAAGCTCGAAACCGCGAACCCGGAAGCCAGCGAAGACACCTATCACCCGCAGGACGCGTATGTGAACGCCCCTGAGTTGAAGGGCTTCATCCCCGTGGCGCGCATCGGTCACGACATCCTGTTGCCCTCCACCTGGGTCGACAAGAAGAACAAGCTGAGCGATCGCGATCACTATCTGATCATGGACACGGGCGCGAGCGCGACCAACATCTCGCCGGCAATGGCCAAGGAAATCGGCAAGCTGCATGGCTCGGACGTGGAGTTCACCGGACTCTCCGGAAAGGTCAAGAAGGTGTGGGAGTCGGACTACTCGGCCATGCGCGTCGCCAACCTGATCCTGCCCGGTGCCGAGTACTTCGTGCTCGATAACAAGTCTCTCTCGCACAACATCGGCTTTGAAACCGACGGCCTCTTCGGATTGCCGACGCTGCAACGCCTCACCATCACCATCGACTACCGCGACAACATGGTCAAGCTGAACTACGATCCCAACCACGACATCGTTCGCTTCTAA
- a CDS encoding MBL fold metallo-hydrolase: protein MSVLASGSKGNCSIISAAGTSVLVDAGLSCREILKRMAMVGEDPARLDAILITHEHLDHVAGLSVLARRLKIPVFFTEATHRAWMRMVRPRQTMTYAQWLAKIQSEKEQREAAAIAQHAPAHTVLADEAIVEESIAAEDAEALETLIAAATEAECEPAEAAKDKPDPAFLPAVEYFQAGQPFRIGSLEVNPFTIPHDAADPCGFVFHATTETIRMAIATDLGYMPPNVKLALKNVDVMLLESNHDLEMLKDGPYPWSVKQRVLSRVGHLSNDATAEYLLRDYDGGAHTIVLGHLSESNNLPELARIAAERALGNRLSLLGNRVVLAAQHEPIEPIQL, encoded by the coding sequence ATGTCGGTACTAGCTTCGGGATCCAAGGGCAACTGCTCGATCATCAGCGCGGCGGGAACGTCGGTGCTGGTGGACGCGGGGCTGAGCTGCCGCGAGATTCTGAAGCGCATGGCGATGGTTGGGGAAGACCCCGCTCGCCTCGATGCCATCCTGATCACGCACGAGCATCTGGACCATGTTGCGGGGCTTTCAGTGCTGGCGCGACGGCTGAAGATCCCGGTGTTCTTCACCGAGGCGACGCATCGCGCATGGATGCGCATGGTGCGTCCGCGACAGACGATGACGTACGCGCAATGGCTGGCGAAGATTCAGAGCGAGAAGGAGCAGCGCGAGGCTGCGGCGATCGCTCAACACGCTCCGGCACACACGGTGCTGGCGGACGAAGCGATCGTTGAAGAGAGCATTGCGGCGGAGGACGCTGAAGCGCTCGAAACGTTGATCGCTGCGGCGACCGAAGCCGAGTGCGAGCCCGCTGAAGCCGCCAAAGATAAGCCCGATCCCGCGTTTCTGCCTGCGGTGGAGTACTTCCAGGCCGGCCAGCCGTTCCGCATCGGCTCGCTGGAGGTGAACCCCTTCACGATCCCGCATGACGCCGCGGATCCGTGCGGCTTTGTGTTTCATGCGACGACGGAAACGATTCGGATGGCGATTGCGACGGACCTGGGCTATATGCCGCCGAACGTGAAGCTTGCGCTGAAGAACGTCGACGTGATGTTGCTGGAGTCGAACCACGACCTCGAGATGCTGAAGGACGGCCCGTATCCATGGAGCGTGAAGCAGCGCGTGCTCTCGCGCGTGGGGCATCTGTCGAACGACGCCACAGCGGAGTATCTGCTGCGCGACTACGACGGCGGAGCGCATACGATCGTGCTGGGACACCTGAGCGAGTCCAATAATCTGCCCGAACTGGCGCGCATCGCCGCCGAACGCGCGCTGGGAAATCGCCTGAGCCTGCTTGGAAACCGCGTCGTTCTGGCCGCGCAGCACGAGCCGATCGAGCCGATCCAGCTATAG
- a CDS encoding rhomboid family intramembrane serine protease, translating to MNSTQELEFAHTHPVLSEGEVVPAEQAAERPDSWWSYPATYTLLAVNLIVFAAMLPGSPLSTAFFHHDWLRVFTAQFDGASLVRFGGCDSEYVLAGQWWRLLTACFVHGTTLHILLNLWCLWNLGLFGERLLGRYGLVAVYALTGIAGNLLSIALGVLAKTPTLIVGASGAVFGIAGILIVLLSNRGLARDGVPWSEIRSLRAQVGLFAVANLVLGWGSDLVPMLSPRTLRLLHINVEDAPRVGNSAHLGGFLCGLLLGWPLFSRMIVGKEPYRARQRVTFAAALLGLSMIGYALSKFA from the coding sequence TTGAACTCCACGCAAGAACTCGAATTTGCCCATACTCATCCTGTACTGAGCGAGGGCGAAGTTGTGCCTGCGGAGCAGGCTGCCGAGCGTCCTGACTCCTGGTGGAGCTATCCGGCGACGTACACGCTACTGGCGGTGAATCTGATTGTCTTTGCGGCGATGCTGCCGGGCAGTCCGCTATCCACGGCATTCTTCCACCATGACTGGCTGCGCGTTTTCACCGCACAGTTTGATGGAGCATCCCTGGTCCGCTTCGGCGGTTGCGACAGTGAGTATGTGCTCGCGGGCCAGTGGTGGCGTTTGCTCACGGCCTGCTTCGTGCACGGCACGACCCTGCACATCCTGCTGAATCTGTGGTGTCTCTGGAACCTGGGGCTCTTCGGTGAGCGTTTGCTGGGGCGCTACGGCCTGGTGGCTGTTTATGCGCTGACAGGCATCGCCGGGAACCTGTTGTCGATCGCTCTGGGCGTGTTGGCGAAGACGCCGACGCTGATCGTCGGTGCGTCTGGCGCGGTGTTTGGCATCGCCGGCATTCTGATTGTGCTGCTTTCAAACCGTGGACTCGCGCGCGATGGCGTGCCGTGGAGCGAGATTCGAAGCTTGCGTGCGCAGGTAGGGCTGTTTGCCGTGGCGAACCTTGTGCTGGGCTGGGGATCGGACCTCGTGCCGATGCTCTCGCCGCGCACGCTGCGGTTGCTACACATCAACGTGGAGGATGCACCTCGCGTGGGGAACTCGGCGCACCTGGGCGGTTTCTTATGTGGTCTGCTGCTGGGATGGCCGCTCTTCAGCCGCATGATCGTCGGCAAAGAACCCTACCGCGCCCGGCAGCGTGTCACCTTCGCTGCCGCGTTGCTGGGGCTGTCGATGATTGGCTACGCGCTGTCCAAGTTCGCGTAG
- the nadC gene encoding carboxylating nicotinate-nucleotide diphosphorylase — MKPASALVESLVAAALAEDAPWGDLSAQTFVPADATMTAQLTAREDGVLCGEALFATAMDLTSGAITTIFRVHDGEHFTKGTVLATVEGPARAILQAERVALNFAQRLSGIATQTAKYVAATAGTSTRITDTRKTTPGLRQLERYAVRCGGGHNHRFSLSDAVMLKDNHLAVLTQNGQRPLTEALREAARALPHTTHIEVEVDRIDQIEPVLASGVVNTLMLDNFSLDQLREGSALARKLAPSVLIEASGGITLERIPELAAAGVDIISVGALTHSVRALDLGLDVA; from the coding sequence ATGAAGCCCGCCTCCGCTCTCGTCGAATCCCTCGTCGCCGCCGCCCTCGCTGAAGACGCCCCCTGGGGCGACCTGAGCGCGCAGACCTTCGTCCCCGCCGACGCCACGATGACCGCGCAGCTCACCGCCCGCGAAGACGGCGTGCTCTGCGGCGAAGCCCTCTTCGCGACCGCGATGGACCTCACCTCGGGCGCCATCACCACCATCTTCCGTGTCCACGACGGCGAGCACTTCACCAAGGGCACCGTTCTCGCAACCGTCGAGGGCCCCGCACGCGCCATCCTGCAGGCTGAGCGCGTCGCCCTCAACTTCGCGCAGCGCCTCTCCGGCATCGCCACGCAGACCGCGAAGTACGTCGCCGCGACGGCAGGCACCTCGACCCGCATTACCGATACCCGCAAGACGACGCCCGGCCTGCGCCAGCTCGAGCGTTACGCCGTGCGCTGCGGCGGCGGCCACAACCACCGCTTCTCGCTCTCCGACGCCGTCATGCTCAAGGACAACCACCTCGCCGTGCTCACGCAGAATGGACAGCGCCCGCTTACCGAAGCCCTCCGCGAGGCCGCGCGCGCACTGCCGCACACCACGCACATCGAGGTCGAGGTCGACCGCATCGACCAGATCGAGCCCGTGCTCGCCTCCGGCGTCGTGAACACCCTCATGCTCGACAACTTCAGCCTCGACCAGCTTCGCGAAGGCTCCGCGCTGGCCCGCAAACTGGCTCCCAGCGTCCTCATCGAGGCTTCGGGCGGTATCACCCTCGAACGCATCCCCGAACTCGCTGCCGCAGGCGTGGACATCATCTCCGTCGGCGCTCTCACGCACTCGGTCCGCGCTCTCGATCTCGGCCTCGACGTCGCGTAA
- a CDS encoding DNA-methyltransferase produces MNKILKSENLRALRQLASESVELMYIDPPFNTGMVQKRRRMKAVRDDSSERVAFGGRRYRIESTGDHPRYEDDFDDYIGFLRPRVEEARRILTAQGSLFLHIDPRESHYCKVMLDEVFGRDCFQNEIIWAYDYGARPSKRWPTKHDTIFWYTKHPTHYTFNLAAADRIPYMAPKLVGKEKAARGKTPTDVWWHTIVSPTGKEKTGYPTQKPLGILERIIKVHSNPGDLVLDFFAGSGTTGVAAEKHGRRYLLIDQSPEAIATMRKRLNQRTAKSTNKTL; encoded by the coding sequence GTGAACAAGATCCTCAAAAGCGAAAATCTCCGCGCCCTGCGCCAGCTCGCGTCCGAGTCCGTCGAGCTCATGTACATCGACCCGCCCTTCAACACCGGCATGGTGCAGAAGCGTCGCCGCATGAAGGCCGTTCGCGATGATTCCAGCGAGCGCGTGGCCTTTGGCGGCCGCCGATACCGCATCGAATCCACCGGCGACCATCCTCGTTATGAGGACGACTTTGACGACTACATCGGCTTCCTGCGTCCACGCGTTGAAGAGGCCCGCCGTATCCTCACCGCGCAGGGCTCGCTCTTCCTGCACATCGACCCGCGAGAGAGCCACTACTGCAAAGTGATGCTCGACGAAGTCTTCGGCCGCGACTGCTTCCAGAACGAAATCATCTGGGCCTATGACTACGGCGCGCGCCCGAGCAAACGCTGGCCCACCAAGCACGACACGATCTTCTGGTACACCAAGCACCCGACCCACTACACCTTCAACCTCGCCGCTGCCGACCGCATACCCTACATGGCGCCGAAGCTCGTCGGCAAAGAGAAGGCCGCGCGCGGCAAGACTCCAACGGACGTCTGGTGGCACACCATCGTCTCCCCCACCGGGAAAGAGAAGACCGGCTACCCTACGCAGAAGCCGCTCGGCATCCTCGAGCGCATCATCAAGGTGCACTCGAACCCGGGCGATCTCGTGCTCGACTTCTTCGCAGGCTCCGGCACCACCGGCGTCGCGGCCGAGAAGCACGGACGCCGCTACCTGCTGATCGACCAAAGCCCGGAGGCCATCGCCACCATGCGCAAGCGATTGAATCAGAGGACTGCTAAGTCCACCAACAAGACGCTCTAA